A single window of uncultured Pseudodesulfovibrio sp. DNA harbors:
- the fbp gene encoding class 1 fructose-bisphosphatase: MPQQVTVTEHILLHQKMVPGATGQFTRLFNELVLSAKIISRAVNKAGLVDVLGFTGAVNVQGEEVKKLDEYANRILIHRLARSGVLCAMASEENADIIEVPESLPRGDYIIIFDPLDGSSNIDVNVNIGTIFSIFKRKSSPDATLMSEDVLQKGSEQVAAGYILYGSSTMLVFTCGDGVHGFTLDPSVGEFILSHPNIRIPEQGKIYSVNEGYERYWDRATKKALAYFKSPKNALRKPYSGRYIGSLVADFHRNLLYGGIFMYPADLRDPKKPTGKLRLTCECNPMSFIVEQAGGMSIDGVNRVMDIDPEHLHQRVPFFCGSRNDVQIVQDIFVSEAQRKKSK; encoded by the coding sequence ATGCCACAGCAAGTTACTGTTACCGAACATATTCTCCTGCATCAGAAAATGGTGCCAGGAGCTACAGGCCAATTTACTCGCCTGTTTAATGAACTTGTCTTGTCAGCCAAGATTATTTCAAGAGCTGTAAATAAGGCCGGATTGGTCGATGTACTTGGCTTCACCGGAGCTGTGAATGTTCAGGGTGAAGAGGTTAAGAAGCTTGACGAATACGCCAATAGAATCCTTATTCATCGTCTGGCTCGATCCGGCGTGTTATGTGCCATGGCCTCCGAAGAAAATGCAGATATCATTGAAGTACCGGAATCGTTGCCTCGAGGCGATTATATTATAATTTTTGACCCGTTGGACGGTTCATCCAATATTGATGTGAACGTCAACATTGGTACTATTTTTTCGATTTTTAAACGGAAAAGCAGTCCAGACGCGACACTTATGTCCGAAGATGTGCTGCAAAAAGGGAGTGAGCAGGTTGCAGCGGGGTATATCCTCTACGGCTCATCGACCATGTTGGTGTTTACCTGCGGAGATGGGGTGCACGGTTTTACCCTTGATCCTAGTGTAGGGGAATTTATCTTATCGCATCCGAATATTCGTATTCCTGAGCAAGGCAAGATTTATTCAGTTAACGAGGGGTATGAACGTTATTGGGATCGCGCTACAAAAAAGGCACTGGCCTACTTTAAGTCACCTAAAAATGCGCTTCGCAAACCATATAGTGGCCGCTACATCGGTTCACTGGTGGCGGATTTTCATCGGAATCTTCTTTATGGTGGTATATTTATGTATCCCGCCGATTTGCGAGATCCGAAAAAGCCCACGGGCAAGTTGCGGCTGACCTGCGAATGCAATCCTATGTCTTTTATCGTTGAACAGGCTGGCGGTATGTCCATTGACGGTGTGAATCGTGTTATGGATATCGATCCAGAGCACCTGCATCAGCGTGTTCCTTTCTTTTGTGGTTCCCGCAATGACGTTCAAATTGTTCAGGACATTTTTGTTTCTGAAGCTCAGAGGAAAAAAAGCAAGTAA
- the tsaD gene encoding tRNA (adenosine(37)-N6)-threonylcarbamoyltransferase complex transferase subunit TsaD, with amino-acid sequence MLTLGIETSCDETAVALVEDGRLLGEKLATQIDTHALFGGVVPEIASREHLRVLPRLFRELMAETGTQPQDIDTVAVARGPGLLGSLLVGVSFAKALCLSTGASLIGVNHLWAHLLAPGLAGEIQFPALGLLVSGGHTHTYRINSPVEFELLGRTLDDAAGEAFDKVAKLFNFPYPGGRFVDDLGREAEPDTKLFPRPYIENDSLDFSFSGLKTAVANYVATRPELVFEKMADPETVAALTGQRRADLARVCASFNWSVAQTLKIKVERALKRLGPTKSLIVAGGVAANSVVRETMKGVAENRGLRLTLPDLALCTDNGAMIAFAGWQLAKAGYSHSLELEAIPRGRVVPQDWTIFKE; translated from the coding sequence ATGCTGACTCTTGGTATTGAGACTTCCTGCGATGAAACCGCTGTTGCCCTTGTGGAAGATGGCCGGTTATTGGGGGAAAAACTTGCAACTCAGATTGACACACATGCATTGTTTGGCGGTGTTGTTCCTGAAATAGCTTCACGAGAACACTTACGTGTTCTGCCGCGCCTTTTTCGCGAATTAATGGCGGAAACCGGCACTCAACCACAGGATATTGACACCGTGGCCGTGGCTCGTGGCCCCGGACTGCTCGGGAGTCTGCTTGTTGGTGTGAGTTTTGCCAAGGCCCTTTGTTTGTCTACTGGGGCGTCATTGATCGGGGTTAATCATCTTTGGGCGCATCTGCTGGCTCCGGGATTGGCCGGAGAAATACAGTTCCCTGCATTGGGCCTGCTCGTGTCCGGTGGTCATACTCATACATATCGGATCAATTCGCCGGTCGAGTTTGAATTGCTCGGCAGGACGTTGGACGATGCCGCAGGTGAGGCTTTTGACAAGGTCGCGAAACTTTTCAATTTTCCGTATCCCGGTGGTCGTTTTGTAGATGATTTGGGCCGTGAGGCCGAGCCGGATACCAAGCTGTTCCCTCGACCATATATCGAAAATGATTCGCTTGATTTTAGTTTTAGTGGTTTAAAAACCGCAGTCGCCAACTATGTGGCGACTCGACCAGAGCTGGTCTTCGAGAAAATGGCTGACCCCGAAACCGTTGCTGCATTGACTGGTCAGCGGCGTGCTGATTTGGCACGTGTATGCGCTTCATTCAATTGGAGTGTAGCTCAGACGCTGAAAATTAAAGTGGAGCGGGCCTTGAAACGGCTCGGGCCAACAAAGAGCCTGATTGTGGCTGGTGGAGTTGCTGCAAACTCCGTTGTTCGTGAGACCATGAAGGGAGTTGCCGAGAACCGTGGTTTGCGGTTGACCTTGCCGGATCTGGCCTTATGTACCGATAATGGTGCGATGATTGCCTTTGCCGGGTGGCAGCTTGCCAAGGCAGGGTATTCACATTCTCTTGAATTGGAAGCCATTCCTCGTGGCAGGGTTGTTCCGCAGGATTGGACCATTTTCAAAGAATGA
- the trxA gene encoding thioredoxin: MANQITDGSFEQDVLQSDVPVLIDFWAPWCGPCRAMGPVIDELAEEFEGQIKIVKMNVDENSATPGKYGIRAIPTLILFKDGEVVDQSTGAVSKSSIKEMITKKAL, translated from the coding sequence ATGGCGAATCAGATTACCGACGGTAGTTTCGAACAGGATGTATTGCAGAGCGATGTCCCTGTCCTTATTGATTTTTGGGCTCCCTGGTGTGGCCCTTGTCGTGCAATGGGTCCCGTGATTGATGAACTGGCCGAAGAATTCGAAGGTCAGATCAAAATCGTCAAAATGAATGTTGATGAAAATTCTGCTACTCCTGGCAAATATGGCATTCGTGCTATCCCGACTTTGATTCTGTTTAAGGACGGTGAAGTTGTCGACCAGAGCACTGGTGCAGTCTCCAAGAGCAGCATCAAGGAAATGATCACCAAGAAGGCACTGTAA
- the trxB gene encoding thioredoxin-disulfide reductase, giving the protein MKSYDAVVIGGGPAGMTAALYLLRAGVKVLMIEKLSPGGQVLMTAEIENYPGFPKGLQGWELADKFAAHLDEYELDRISDEVRSITVGNPVHTISVGDEEVQTKTIILATGSRYRKLGVPGEERLLGRGVSYCALCDGNFFRDRDVAVVGGGNSALEEALYLARLVNKVYLIHRREDFRGLQCYQDKCFTHEKIEIIRNTVVDEIQGADDLETLALRNVSTDEVSQLKLDGTFIFIGFEPIMDYVPDDVVKESNGVITDVEMRTNVPGVFAAGDIRAKMCRQVASAVGDGATAATAAFTYLEQLGD; this is encoded by the coding sequence ATGAAATCTTATGACGCCGTAGTCATAGGGGGCGGCCCGGCAGGAATGACGGCTGCCCTTTATCTTTTGCGGGCTGGTGTAAAAGTCCTCATGATCGAAAAGCTGTCTCCTGGCGGACAGGTTTTGATGACTGCCGAGATCGAGAATTATCCTGGATTCCCCAAGGGACTTCAGGGATGGGAATTGGCTGACAAGTTTGCGGCTCATCTGGATGAGTACGAACTTGATCGTATCAGTGATGAAGTGCGAAGTATTACCGTAGGTAATCCCGTTCACACCATCTCTGTAGGCGATGAAGAAGTTCAGACAAAAACTATCATTTTGGCTACAGGTTCACGTTATCGGAAACTGGGTGTACCCGGTGAAGAGCGATTGCTTGGTCGTGGTGTTTCCTATTGTGCCCTGTGCGATGGAAATTTCTTTCGTGATCGTGATGTCGCCGTTGTAGGCGGTGGCAACTCAGCCTTGGAAGAAGCCCTGTATTTGGCTCGGTTGGTGAACAAGGTGTACCTCATTCACCGCCGTGAAGATTTTCGCGGTTTACAGTGCTATCAGGACAAGTGCTTTACGCATGAAAAGATAGAAATTATTCGCAACACTGTGGTTGATGAAATCCAAGGTGCGGATGACCTTGAAACTTTGGCTCTGAGGAACGTTTCCACTGATGAAGTTTCTCAGCTTAAGCTCGACGGGACATTTATTTTCATCGGGTTTGAACCCATCATGGATTACGTTCCCGACGATGTCGTGAAAGAATCCAATGGTGTTATCACGGATGTTGAGATGCGGACTAATGTTCCTGGCGTTTTTGCCGCTGGAGATATTCGTGCCAAGATGTGCCGTCAGGTTGCCTCCGCCGTTGGCGATGGAGCCACCGCAGCTACCGCAGCATTCACTTATCTTGAGCAGTTGGGCGATTAG
- a CDS encoding outer membrane protein assembly factor BamD, with amino-acid sequence MRRLLVPVVLVVLMSLTGCVWIDSYFLPPPEDTAQELYEAGVEALKEKDYGDAQDYFSKLKDRFPFSPFALKGELALGDAYYLDEEYVLALEAYKEFEALHPSNDNIPYVLYQIANANISMFKSIDRRQENIKEGLEYLYRLAETYPKSQYAEQAKHLIIKSRRILAEHEVYMADFFWRTEQYGPAWHRYQYVVENFSDIADLRDYAVKRAEYSYFEYQKTLSEEERQRIQGSWLRWIKKWL; translated from the coding sequence ATGCGTCGTTTATTGGTTCCTGTCGTTCTTGTCGTTCTTATGTCCCTGACGGGATGCGTTTGGATCGACAGTTATTTCCTTCCTCCACCGGAGGATACGGCCCAAGAACTGTATGAAGCGGGTGTGGAGGCCTTGAAAGAGAAGGACTACGGTGACGCTCAGGACTACTTTTCCAAACTCAAGGACAGATTCCCCTTCAGCCCCTTTGCCTTGAAAGGGGAGTTGGCTTTGGGTGATGCTTATTACCTTGATGAAGAATATGTCTTGGCTCTGGAAGCATATAAGGAATTTGAGGCGTTGCATCCGAGCAACGATAATATTCCGTATGTATTGTACCAGATCGCCAATGCCAATATCAGTATGTTCAAATCCATTGATCGTCGTCAGGAGAATATCAAGGAAGGATTGGAATATTTGTACCGGTTGGCGGAGACATATCCTAAGTCTCAATACGCCGAGCAAGCCAAGCACTTAATCATTAAGAGCCGCAGGATTTTGGCGGAGCATGAAGTTTATATGGCCGACTTTTTCTGGCGGACAGAGCAATATGGTCCGGCTTGGCATCGTTATCAATATGTGGTGGAGAATTTTTCTGATATCGCAGACTTGCGAGATTATGCCGTTAAGCGCGCCGAGTATTCATATTTTGAATATCAAAAGACTCTGTCCGAGGAGGAACGCCAACGCATTCAGGGAAGCTGGCTGCGGTGGATCAAGAAGTGGCTATAA
- the fusA gene encoding elongation factor G produces MSKSNAPSAKVLGNLRNIGIIAHIDAGKTTLTERILYYSGKIHRIGEVHEGTATMDYMPEEQERGITITSAVTSCQWDPCMINIIDTPGHVDFTIEVERSLRVLDGAVGVFCGVSGVEPQSETVWRQSESYSVPKLAFVNKMDRLGADFDAVLDSMVQKLGTNPLAIQYPDGAGQDFAGVYDLVTMQRLEFDQGTKGVDFSSRDLTEEEAGRLSPWREKLIEVAADEDEEILELYLSGEDVPAPQIRAALRKATLARKIVPVLVGSALKNIGVQPVLTAVCDYLPSPLEVPVAEGVNPKDKTKQSFEVSHKEPLSALVFKVALDSGRKLAMMRIYSGKISAGDTVYNVTQDQPERVARLFRLHAGRKEKIESAFAGDMVAAAGMKFARTGDTLATKEAPILLEQIADYKPVISLAIEPRNSEEGDKLDEVLDKYLLEDPTLELKRDEDTGQIVLSGMGELHLEVIQERLKREYKLEPRVGKPQVVYQETVTGKGKGSAEFNRELGEVVHFGAVDLAVEAMDRDQGRRISMEVDVEEWPAAWLEAVEDGISDSLQSGVVRGYPVQDVRVRVLGMQRRDGESSPVGYRMAAAMALKEALGQATSKLMEPIMWVEISVPEDFVGDVVGLLGSKGAKIENMIDRNGQKVVQGLAPLGKLFGFSTDLRSATQGRAGFVMKFSRFDVLE; encoded by the coding sequence GTGAGCAAGAGCAACGCCCCCTCGGCGAAGGTGCTCGGCAACCTTCGCAATATTGGTATCATTGCGCATATTGATGCGGGAAAAACAACGCTGACAGAGCGAATCCTTTATTATTCAGGGAAGATACACCGTATTGGTGAAGTCCATGAAGGCACGGCAACCATGGACTATATGCCTGAAGAGCAGGAACGCGGTATCACCATCACTTCGGCGGTGACTTCCTGTCAGTGGGACCCGTGCATGATTAATATCATTGATACCCCCGGGCATGTGGATTTTACCATTGAAGTGGAACGTTCTTTGCGGGTTCTGGATGGTGCTGTTGGTGTGTTTTGTGGCGTGAGTGGCGTAGAGCCGCAGTCTGAAACTGTCTGGCGGCAATCGGAGTCTTATTCTGTTCCTAAGTTGGCGTTTGTTAATAAAATGGACAGACTGGGTGCCGATTTTGATGCCGTGCTTGACTCCATGGTTCAGAAACTCGGAACAAATCCATTGGCTATTCAGTATCCTGACGGGGCTGGGCAGGATTTTGCCGGTGTTTATGATTTGGTGACCATGCAACGGCTTGAATTCGATCAAGGTACTAAAGGTGTTGATTTTTCTTCCCGTGATCTGACCGAAGAAGAAGCAGGTCGTCTTTCTCCGTGGCGTGAAAAGCTCATTGAGGTCGCTGCTGATGAAGATGAAGAAATTCTTGAACTATATTTGTCCGGGGAGGATGTCCCTGCTCCCCAGATTCGTGCGGCTTTGCGAAAGGCGACGTTGGCTCGGAAGATTGTTCCGGTGCTCGTTGGTTCGGCATTGAAAAATATTGGTGTGCAGCCAGTGCTGACCGCTGTATGTGATTATTTACCTAGTCCGCTGGAAGTGCCGGTTGCCGAGGGAGTGAATCCAAAGGACAAGACCAAGCAATCTTTTGAGGTTTCGCATAAGGAACCATTGTCTGCTCTTGTTTTCAAAGTTGCTCTTGATTCTGGACGGAAGCTCGCTATGATGCGTATTTATTCTGGTAAGATAAGTGCAGGAGATACTGTCTATAACGTGACGCAGGACCAACCTGAAAGAGTGGCTCGTTTGTTCCGTTTGCACGCTGGGCGCAAGGAAAAGATTGAGAGTGCCTTTGCCGGAGATATGGTGGCCGCCGCCGGGATGAAATTTGCCAGGACTGGTGACACTCTGGCAACCAAAGAAGCCCCGATTCTTTTGGAGCAGATTGCGGATTACAAACCGGTTATTTCTTTGGCTATCGAGCCTCGTAATTCTGAAGAGGGCGATAAGCTTGATGAGGTTTTGGATAAATATTTATTGGAAGATCCGACTCTTGAGTTAAAGCGTGATGAAGATACAGGGCAGATTGTTCTGTCTGGTATGGGAGAGCTTCATTTGGAAGTGATTCAAGAACGTTTGAAACGTGAGTACAAACTCGAACCGAGAGTTGGTAAGCCGCAGGTGGTCTATCAGGAGACTGTTACCGGTAAAGGCAAGGGGAGTGCTGAATTTAATCGCGAGTTGGGTGAGGTCGTTCATTTTGGTGCGGTTGATTTGGCCGTGGAGGCTATGGATCGGGATCAAGGACGTCGTATCTCCATGGAGGTCGATGTTGAAGAATGGCCTGCTGCGTGGCTTGAGGCTGTAGAAGATGGTATCTCTGATAGTTTGCAAAGTGGTGTCGTTCGTGGGTATCCGGTTCAGGATGTGCGAGTTCGAGTCCTCGGTATGCAGAGGCGGGATGGAGAATCCAGCCCTGTGGGCTATCGTATGGCTGCCGCCATGGCTCTTAAGGAGGCACTTGGACAGGCTACGTCCAAACTGATGGAACCCATTATGTGGGTGGAGATCAGTGTACCGGAAGATTTTGTTGGTGATGTGGTCGGTCTGCTCGGGTCCAAAGGGGCCAAGATCGAGAATATGATTGATCGAAATGGACAAAAGGTGGTTCAAGGGCTTGCCCCACTGGGGAAGCTGTTCGGATTTTCCACTGATCTTCGGTCTGCCACACAGGGCAGGGCGGGATTTGTTATGAAATTTTCACGTTTTGATGTGTTGGAGTAG
- a CDS encoding DUF2062 domain-containing protein: MSDLSRHTPREKKSNRDWWTGSKRWIRYWYLRLMRQNSSPKNLAAACALGMFIGAMPIIPFQSVVVIALAFVMRVNKLAAWLATCYSNAATMVPFYYFLFIVGSTVAPFDNIVFDPQHLEMTQLIASGWKVFAVMFIGGLAFGIPATIATYFISLFVIRRYRERRAIRMLRNKSGR; the protein is encoded by the coding sequence TTGAGTGACCTGAGTCGTCATACCCCCCGCGAGAAAAAAAGCAATCGAGATTGGTGGACAGGCAGCAAGCGGTGGATACGCTATTGGTATCTGCGTTTGATGCGTCAGAACTCATCGCCAAAGAATCTGGCCGCGGCCTGTGCTCTTGGTATGTTTATCGGCGCTATGCCAATCATTCCTTTTCAATCCGTGGTCGTCATTGCCTTGGCTTTTGTTATGCGGGTCAACAAGTTGGCTGCATGGCTTGCTACATGTTATTCAAATGCCGCGACCATGGTGCCTTTTTATTATTTCCTTTTTATTGTGGGGAGTACTGTTGCTCCGTTCGACAATATTGTTTTCGATCCGCAGCATTTAGAGATGACCCAGCTGATCGCCTCCGGTTGGAAGGTTTTTGCAGTTATGTTCATAGGTGGACTGGCTTTTGGTATCCCAGCCACAATCGCTACCTATTTTATTTCTTTGTTTGTTATCAGGCGATACCGGGAACGTCGTGCCATTCGCATGTTGCGTAATAAGTCCGGGCGATAA
- a CDS encoding methyl-accepting chemotaxis protein, whose product MFIGPVGMIICGVTLCGIFAAVTAVGGWLAYGIGVLCVLIITSIIGLLHSKYRKRVKEALEEIAECRLPDAMAAKEFDGVLGQCAEVMSTIQRQAVFFEGAFQELGSPALVCDSDGIILLASQPMLEMVRKNAEQVVGKTVSQALYNKNSVSLTEKALKLGKPQVESVDLVLWDKRKISVQLFISFIHDQEGVVIGAATSFIDMTEQVENHRKIQQQQKRMTQAGERISGLAEHVASATELLSASADDQAQGAQKQRAQTSAVALSMENMTETVIEVARNATATRGAADEANTSATEGVAMVDKAVVAINQVSNEAVALEQEVGKLNTQAGEIGQIISVINDIADQTNLLALNAAIEAARAGEAGRGFAVVADEVRKLAEKTMDATREVESAIGMIQTRSQKAMTSMRATAKQVAESTDLSNKAGETLQQIMASIQDMVERVAEIATAAEQQSSAAEEVMHSVEDIAVIAEDADEAAGQAASATRDMAELARDLLNVSQEFRDGDGDMTLRESEGEMKGVLPQIAQKYVLREYGKSVHADMQKAMGNPVFLPTDSYPDQVLMQMAEFVSKTIGVQPRNFFLGLGRFSVEQFNKMYPGHFRDESLKDFYLRMNDVHSQLTKTQPGIKPPKFTYEDKGDTLFMNYRSGRGLFDYFEGILLGSAQFKGEKVDVVIKPFDEETARAEILFLGKA is encoded by the coding sequence ATGTTTATCGGACCCGTGGGGATGATAATTTGTGGTGTTACCTTATGTGGTATATTCGCGGCCGTGACAGCTGTCGGCGGATGGTTGGCATATGGCATAGGTGTCCTTTGCGTTTTGATCATTACCTCTATTATCGGACTTTTACATTCCAAGTATCGGAAACGTGTGAAAGAAGCTCTTGAAGAGATCGCGGAATGTCGTCTTCCTGATGCTATGGCGGCAAAAGAATTTGATGGGGTTTTAGGACAGTGTGCGGAGGTTATGAGTACCATTCAAAGACAGGCTGTTTTTTTTGAAGGAGCGTTTCAGGAGCTTGGAAGTCCAGCTCTTGTGTGTGATTCCGATGGTATAATTCTTCTTGCATCGCAACCCATGTTGGAAATGGTCAGAAAGAACGCTGAACAGGTGGTTGGTAAGACTGTCAGTCAGGCGTTATATAATAAAAATAGTGTTTCTTTAACTGAGAAGGCACTTAAGCTTGGTAAGCCGCAAGTGGAAAGTGTGGATTTGGTTTTGTGGGATAAAAGAAAAATTTCTGTTCAACTCTTTATCAGTTTTATCCATGATCAAGAGGGAGTTGTTATTGGGGCGGCTACTTCATTTATCGATATGACCGAACAGGTAGAAAACCATCGTAAGATTCAGCAACAACAGAAACGCATGACTCAGGCTGGCGAACGGATTAGTGGTTTGGCAGAACATGTAGCGTCAGCCACGGAGCTGTTGTCAGCTTCAGCCGACGATCAGGCCCAGGGTGCGCAGAAGCAACGTGCGCAGACCTCTGCCGTGGCATTGTCCATGGAGAATATGACCGAAACTGTGATTGAAGTTGCAAGGAATGCTACCGCGACCAGAGGAGCCGCAGATGAAGCCAATACGTCAGCGACCGAAGGGGTTGCCATGGTGGATAAGGCTGTTGTGGCTATCAACCAGGTGTCGAATGAGGCTGTTGCGCTTGAGCAGGAAGTTGGCAAGTTGAATACTCAGGCCGGTGAAATTGGACAAATTATCAGTGTTATCAACGACATCGCAGATCAAACCAATTTACTTGCTCTCAATGCGGCTATTGAGGCCGCTCGGGCTGGAGAAGCTGGACGAGGATTTGCTGTCGTGGCTGATGAGGTTCGCAAGTTGGCAGAAAAGACCATGGACGCAACTCGTGAAGTGGAGTCAGCCATCGGGATGATTCAGACACGATCTCAAAAAGCAATGACGTCCATGCGTGCAACAGCAAAACAGGTGGCCGAAAGTACGGACCTTTCCAACAAGGCAGGAGAGACGTTACAGCAGATCATGGCGAGTATTCAGGATATGGTTGAGCGTGTGGCTGAAATTGCTACTGCTGCGGAACAGCAGTCCTCAGCAGCAGAAGAAGTTATGCATAGTGTTGAGGATATTGCGGTTATTGCTGAAGATGCTGATGAAGCAGCGGGGCAGGCGGCTAGTGCCACTCGAGATATGGCAGAGTTGGCTCGTGATCTTCTGAATGTGTCTCAGGAATTCAGAGATGGTGACGGTGATATGACATTGCGGGAATCTGAAGGTGAGATGAAGGGAGTTCTTCCCCAGATAGCCCAAAAATATGTGTTGCGAGAATATGGTAAGTCCGTGCATGCCGACATGCAGAAAGCCATGGGTAATCCTGTGTTTTTGCCTACGGACAGCTATCCCGACCAAGTTCTTATGCAAATGGCTGAATTTGTATCGAAGACCATTGGGGTTCAACCTCGTAATTTTTTTCTTGGTCTTGGTAGATTCTCTGTTGAACAGTTCAACAAGATGTACCCGGGGCATTTTCGAGATGAATCGTTGAAGGATTTCTATTTGCGTATGAATGATGTCCATTCGCAGTTGACCAAGACTCAGCCAGGGATTAAACCTCCCAAATTCACCTATGAGGATAAGGGTGATACATTGTTCATGAATTATCGTTCTGGTCGTGGGTTGTTTGACTATTTTGAAGGGATACTTCTTGGCTCGGCTCAATTTAAAGGCGAAAAAGTGGATGTTGTTATAAAGCCTTTTGATGAGGAAACAGCTCGGGCAGAAATCTTGTTTTTGGGCAAAGCGTGA